In Polaribacter sp. Hel_I_88, the following proteins share a genomic window:
- a CDS encoding RluA family pseudouridine synthase, whose protein sequence is MNTSETHIVKKLEKPIRFQKYGVGIFKTIPTKSGIKKAIKKELIFIDGILATTSKYISGGEKIELFESENSSTFERLELNLEILFEDDFLAIICKPAGILVSGNKFVTIANGLAQNLQKSNQIDAVKPQPIHRLDYPTSGLLVIGKTSASILKLGESFKNKEIQKTYFAITIGKMQPRGEINFSVDEKEAFTKFEVVQTVKSERFDFLNLVKLSPKTGRKHQLRKHLFAIGNPILGDKIYFLDDKILKGKGLYLHAATLEFSHPFTKEQIKVSKELPKKFTNIIGDFDLNNK, encoded by the coding sequence TTGAATACTTCAGAAACTCATATTGTCAAAAAACTAGAAAAACCAATTCGTTTTCAAAAATATGGCGTTGGTATTTTTAAAACAATTCCCACAAAATCTGGGATCAAAAAAGCCATCAAAAAAGAATTAATTTTTATTGATGGAATTTTAGCAACCACCTCAAAATATATTTCTGGTGGCGAAAAAATTGAGCTATTTGAATCTGAAAATTCATCAACTTTTGAAAGATTAGAACTCAATTTAGAAATTTTATTTGAAGATGATTTTCTAGCCATTATTTGCAAACCTGCAGGAATTTTAGTGAGTGGCAATAAATTTGTAACAATTGCAAATGGTTTAGCTCAAAACCTACAAAAAAGCAATCAAATTGATGCTGTAAAACCACAACCCATTCATAGATTAGATTACCCAACAAGTGGACTTTTAGTAATCGGAAAAACGAGTGCATCAATCTTAAAATTGGGCGAATCATTCAAAAATAAAGAAATTCAAAAAACGTATTTTGCAATTACTATAGGTAAAATGCAACCTCGAGGAGAAATCAATTTTTCTGTGGACGAAAAAGAAGCATTCACTAAATTTGAAGTTGTACAAACTGTAAAATCTGAACGTTTTGACTTTTTAAATTTAGTGAAGTTATCACCCAAAACAGGAAGAAAACATCAATTAAGAAAACATTTATTTGCTATTGGGAATCCTATTTTAGGCGATAAAATATATTTTTTAGATGATAAAATTTTAAAAGGAAAAGGTTTGTATTTACATGCTGCAACTTTAGAATTTTCACATCCATTTACGAAAGAACAAATAAAGGTTTCTAAAGAATTGCCTAAAAAGTTTACAAATATTATTGGTGATTTTGATTTGAATAATAAATAA
- a CDS encoding AI-2E family transporter: protein MTSKTISNGILRAITIILGVVLLLYFLFKIQSVIVYIVIAGVVSLIARPFTKFLRIRLKFPNTIAVVTTMILMLGLLAGIFVLFIPLIIEQGRNLSLLQIDQLETDIQNIFSQITTYFSSKGIDVLGELKNINMTPQFKAIPNLLNAILETLGSLSIGLFSVLFITFFFMKDNQLLKNGIMTLIPNKTEGRFSKSLETINDLLSRYFIGLIFQITILFVLYTIILLTFGITNAVVIAFLCALLNLIPYIGPVIGFVIMLILTMTSNLQQDFQTEILPTTIYVMIGYFIAQIIDNFLSQPIIFSKTTKSHPLEIFLIIIIGGLLFGILGMITAVPMYTALKVILKEFLADNKIVKSLTKNL, encoded by the coding sequence ATGACATCAAAAACAATTTCGAACGGAATTTTAAGAGCCATCACAATTATTTTAGGTGTTGTTTTGCTTTTATATTTTCTTTTTAAAATTCAATCTGTAATTGTTTATATCGTAATTGCTGGTGTCGTTTCTTTAATTGCAAGACCTTTTACTAAGTTTTTAAGAATACGATTAAAATTCCCAAATACCATTGCTGTTGTAACCACAATGATTTTAATGTTAGGGCTTTTGGCAGGGATATTTGTCTTATTTATTCCATTAATTATTGAGCAAGGTAGAAATTTATCACTCTTACAAATCGATCAATTAGAAACCGATATTCAAAATATTTTTAGTCAAATTACTACTTACTTTTCATCAAAAGGAATCGATGTTTTAGGTGAATTAAAAAATATTAATATGACACCTCAATTTAAAGCGATTCCAAATTTATTAAACGCTATTTTAGAAACGTTAGGATCTTTAAGTATTGGCTTGTTTTCGGTGCTATTTATTACGTTTTTCTTTATGAAAGACAATCAATTATTAAAAAACGGAATTATGACATTAATTCCCAATAAAACAGAAGGCAGATTTTCTAAATCACTAGAAACCATTAACGATTTACTATCGAGATACTTTATTGGTCTTATTTTTCAAATTACAATTCTATTTGTTTTATACACCATTATTTTATTAACTTTTGGTATTACAAACGCAGTTGTTATTGCATTTTTATGTGCCCTACTAAACCTAATTCCTTATATAGGTCCTGTAATTGGTTTTGTAATAATGCTCATTTTAACAATGACTAGCAATCTTCAACAAGATTTTCAAACGGAAATATTGCCAACAACAATTTATGTGATGATTGGTTATTTTATTGCTCAAATTATCGACAATTTCTTAAGTCAGCCAATTATTTTCTCAAAAACAACAAAATCGCATCCGTTAGAAATTTTCTTAATAATTATTATTGGAGGTTTATTATTTGGTATTTTAGGAATGATAACTGCTGTACCTATGTACACAGCTTTAAAAGTTATTCTAAAGGAGTTTTTAGCAGATAATAAAATTGTAAAATCATTAACTAAAAACCTATAA
- a CDS encoding class I SAM-dependent methyltransferase, with translation MNFDILNDDVQQFICDNLNSEITKLILKGSPFGNISIQELANQLVAKQKSTKKLPTWFSSDKIYYPAKISIEQTSSEITANYKSTIISGDAIIDITGGFGVDCYYFSRQFKKVIHCEINEELSKIVKHNYQQLNIQNIHTFCGNGFDYLKGADQVFDCIYIDPSRRDDVKGKVFMLKDCQPYIPPKIDFFFTKANQILIKVSPILDLKNTIRELQNVKEIHIVALHNEVKEVLFLLEKSYTNPIQIKTINILKSENQIFDFIFDEDIYSSYSEPLSYLYEPNVAILKSGGFHQISRKLSVYKLHQHSHVYTSKKLINFPGRAFKIEQVIPYDKKKLKKLLPDNKANITTRNFPKTVAQIRKETKIKDGGNTYIFFTTDVNNNAKLVICKKADKKVLN, from the coding sequence TTGAATTTCGATATTTTAAATGATGATGTCCAACAATTTATTTGTGATAATTTAAACTCAGAAATCACAAAACTGATTTTAAAAGGAAGTCCTTTTGGAAATATTTCTATTCAAGAATTAGCGAATCAATTAGTTGCAAAGCAAAAATCAACAAAAAAACTACCAACTTGGTTTTCTTCGGATAAAATTTATTATCCTGCAAAAATTAGTATTGAGCAAACCTCATCAGAAATTACTGCCAACTACAAATCAACCATTATTTCTGGTGATGCCATTATTGATATTACAGGAGGTTTTGGAGTAGATTGTTATTACTTTTCAAGACAATTTAAAAAAGTAATTCATTGTGAAATTAACGAAGAGTTATCGAAAATTGTAAAACACAATTACCAACAATTAAACATCCAAAATATTCATACTTTTTGTGGAAATGGTTTTGATTATTTAAAAGGAGCAGACCAAGTATTTGACTGCATTTACATAGATCCATCAAGAAGAGATGATGTAAAAGGAAAAGTGTTTATGCTAAAGGATTGCCAACCATACATTCCTCCAAAAATTGATTTTTTCTTTACAAAAGCCAATCAAATTTTAATAAAAGTTTCACCTATTTTAGATCTTAAAAACACAATTAGGGAATTACAAAATGTAAAAGAAATTCATATTGTTGCTCTACATAACGAAGTGAAAGAAGTGTTGTTTTTATTAGAAAAAAGCTATACAAATCCAATACAAATTAAAACGATTAACATTCTAAAATCCGAAAATCAAATTTTTGACTTTATTTTTGATGAAGATATTTATTCTTCATATTCAGAGCCTCTCTCTTATTTATATGAGCCTAACGTTGCTATTTTAAAGTCTGGTGGTTTTCATCAAATATCAAGAAAATTAAGCGTTTATAAATTACATCAACACTCACATGTATACACCTCAAAAAAACTCATTAATTTTCCTGGAAGAGCTTTTAAAATTGAGCAGGTAATTCCTTATGATAAGAAAAAACTTAAAAAACTATTACCAGATAACAAAGCAAATATTACGACTCGAAATTTCCCTAAAACTGTGGCACAAATAAGAAAAGAAACCAAAATTAAAGATGGTGGAAATACGTACATTTTCTTTACAACAGATGTAAATAACAATGCTAAGTTAGTTATCTGTAAGAAAGCAGACAAAAAAGTATTAAATTAA
- the fdhD gene encoding formate dehydrogenase accessory sulfurtransferase FdhD, translating into MQITNYQGLKITNKSTVKIDDYLVVEAPLQININNESYTVVMRTPNNDFELITGLLFAEDIYKKNAPLTFQIIKETLKIPEIINVTIQKEALGKGYLNKRTLLSVSSCGICGKKELEDIHVAGKSLEENIQISSDSLHKMHAIMKNFQETFNKTGGSHAAAIFNKNQELLTIKEDLGRHNAVDKSVGELLIHQNLKNAHFLLVSGRVSYEIVTKSFIAKIPVIVAISACSSLAVDFAKEFGICLIGFTRNNTMTVYANPNSINNFKDD; encoded by the coding sequence ATGCAGATAACTAATTATCAAGGTTTAAAAATAACAAATAAAAGTACTGTAAAAATTGATGATTATTTGGTTGTAGAAGCACCACTTCAAATAAATATTAACAACGAATCTTACACGGTTGTTATGAGAACGCCAAACAACGATTTTGAGTTGATAACAGGCTTACTTTTTGCTGAAGATATTTATAAAAAAAATGCCCCATTAACTTTCCAAATTATAAAAGAAACCTTAAAAATACCTGAAATTATTAATGTTACAATTCAAAAAGAAGCATTAGGAAAAGGATATTTAAATAAACGAACTTTGCTCTCTGTTTCTTCTTGTGGTATTTGTGGAAAAAAAGAACTTGAAGACATTCATGTAGCTGGTAAAAGTTTGGAGGAAAACATTCAAATTTCTTCAGACAGTTTGCATAAAATGCATGCTATTATGAAAAATTTTCAAGAAACTTTCAATAAAACAGGTGGTAGTCATGCAGCTGCTATTTTTAATAAAAATCAAGAGTTATTAACAATAAAAGAAGATTTAGGAAGGCATAATGCTGTTGATAAGTCTGTTGGAGAATTGTTAATACATCAAAATTTAAAGAATGCACATTTTTTACTTGTTAGTGGTAGAGTTTCTTACGAAATTGTAACCAAATCTTTTATTGCTAAAATTCCTGTAATTGTTGCCATTTCTGCATGCTCTTCTTTAGCTGTAGATTTTGCAAAAGAATTTGGAATTTGCTTAATTGGTTTTACAAGAAATAACACAATGACAGTGTACGCCAATCCAAACAGTATAAATAATTTTAAGGATGATTAA
- a CDS encoding FdhF/YdeP family oxidoreductase, with translation MIKKTNAQPPEKLTGIELTDIPKSAVGVKAIKSSLNHVVGEVGLVKGIGLLKNLNQKNGFDCPGCAWPDPDEKRAFLAEYCENGAKAVAEEATKNRVSPMFFSTYSVPKLAKLSDYEIGKKGRITQPVYLPEGADHYKEISWKDAFALIADELNGLDSPDEAIFYTSGRTSNEAAFLYQLFVRQFGTNNLPDCSNMCHESSGAALSETLGIGKGSVTLDDFNHTDLIIVMGQNPGTNHPRMLTALGEAKKNGSKIITINPLPEVGLMNFKDPQNPLKWVSSGQNLTDLFLQVKINGDVALLKIILKLMLKKEEDTPYSVFDYDFIKNKTHGIEDLLDDLETYSIDYLVPQTGLSLEKIKEAADLIINKKKVIICWAMGLTQHKNSVDTIREIVNILLLKGSIGKKGAGTCPVRGHSNVQGDRTMGIWEKMSDEFLDKLDANFNFKSPRKHGFDVVNAIEAMHKNKAKVFFGMGGNFVSATPDTEFTAEALRKCNLTVHVSTKLNRSHLIHGKKALILPCLGRSEKDMQSTGEQFISVENSMGVVHNSQGHLNSASEHLLSEPAIVAGLANATLKNSSVNWTKLISNYDFIRDEIEAVIPGFENYNERVRIGKGFYLPNNARENDFKPTNTGKANFSINSPSEIKLENNQFILMTIRTHDQYNTTIYGLNDRYRGVLNERRVIFMNPKDMEKLGLEKLDLVDLTSHFNGEKREAKGFLAIPYSIPEQCTATYFPEANVLVPIKSTADISNTPNSKSTIITIKKR, from the coding sequence ATGATTAAAAAGACAAACGCACAACCACCAGAAAAATTAACTGGAATTGAACTTACTGATATTCCAAAATCGGCAGTTGGTGTAAAAGCCATTAAATCTTCTTTAAATCATGTTGTTGGAGAAGTTGGTTTGGTGAAAGGAATTGGTTTACTTAAAAACTTAAATCAAAAAAATGGTTTTGATTGTCCTGGTTGTGCTTGGCCAGATCCAGATGAAAAACGTGCTTTTTTAGCAGAATATTGCGAAAACGGTGCAAAAGCTGTAGCTGAGGAAGCAACTAAAAATCGTGTTTCTCCCATGTTTTTCTCTACGTATTCAGTACCTAAATTAGCAAAATTATCAGACTATGAAATTGGCAAAAAAGGTAGAATAACACAACCCGTTTATTTACCTGAAGGCGCAGACCATTACAAAGAAATTTCTTGGAAAGATGCTTTTGCTTTAATTGCTGATGAATTAAATGGGTTAGATTCTCCTGATGAAGCCATTTTTTACACCTCAGGAAGAACAAGCAATGAAGCTGCTTTTTTATATCAACTTTTTGTAAGACAATTTGGGACTAATAATTTACCAGATTGCTCTAATATGTGTCACGAATCTAGTGGAGCTGCACTTTCTGAGACCTTAGGAATTGGCAAAGGTTCTGTTACTTTAGACGATTTTAACCACACAGATTTAATTATTGTAATGGGTCAAAACCCAGGTACAAATCACCCAAGAATGTTAACAGCTTTGGGTGAAGCAAAAAAAAATGGAAGTAAAATCATCACCATAAATCCTTTACCAGAAGTTGGGTTGATGAATTTTAAAGATCCACAAAACCCTTTAAAATGGGTTAGTTCTGGACAAAATTTAACAGATTTATTTTTACAAGTTAAAATTAATGGCGATGTTGCTTTGCTTAAAATCATCTTAAAATTAATGCTAAAAAAGGAAGAAGATACTCCTTATTCGGTTTTTGATTATGATTTTATCAAAAATAAAACACATGGAATTGAAGATTTATTAGATGATTTAGAAACCTATTCTATAGATTATTTAGTACCTCAAACAGGGTTATCACTCGAAAAAATAAAAGAAGCTGCAGATTTAATTATCAACAAAAAAAAGGTAATTATTTGTTGGGCAATGGGTCTTACACAACATAAAAACTCTGTGGATACCATTAGAGAAATTGTAAACATTTTACTCTTAAAAGGAAGTATTGGAAAAAAAGGTGCTGGAACCTGCCCAGTTCGTGGTCATTCTAATGTTCAAGGAGATAGAACTATGGGGATTTGGGAAAAAATGTCTGATGAATTTTTAGACAAACTAGATGCAAATTTCAATTTTAAATCGCCTAGAAAACACGGTTTTGATGTAGTAAATGCTATTGAAGCCATGCACAAAAACAAAGCAAAGGTATTTTTTGGAATGGGAGGAAATTTTGTTTCTGCAACTCCAGATACAGAATTTACTGCTGAAGCTTTAAGAAAATGTAACTTAACAGTTCATGTTTCTACAAAGCTAAATAGAAGTCATTTAATTCACGGCAAAAAAGCGTTGATTTTACCATGTTTAGGTAGATCCGAAAAAGATATGCAAAGTACTGGAGAACAATTTATATCTGTAGAAAACTCTATGGGAGTTGTGCATAATTCGCAAGGGCATTTAAATTCTGCTTCTGAGCATCTTTTAAGTGAACCAGCCATTGTTGCTGGTTTAGCCAATGCAACTTTAAAAAACTCATCTGTTAACTGGACAAAATTAATATCAAATTACGATTTTATTAGAGATGAAATTGAAGCAGTAATTCCTGGTTTTGAGAATTATAATGAGCGTGTAAGAATTGGGAAAGGTTTCTATTTACCAAACAACGCAAGAGAAAATGATTTTAAACCAACAAATACAGGGAAAGCTAATTTTAGTATTAATTCGCCTTCTGAAATTAAATTAGAAAACAATCAATTTATATTGATGACGATTAGAACTCACGATCAATACAACACCACAATTTATGGTTTAAATGATAGATACAGAGGTGTTTTAAATGAACGTAGAGTAATTTTCATGAATCCTAAAGACATGGAAAAACTAGGTTTAGAAAAACTAGATTTAGTAGATTTAACCAGTCATTTTAATGGAGAAAAAAGAGAAGCCAAAGGCTTTTTAGCCATTCCCTATAGCATTCCTGAACAATGTACAGCAACCTATTTCCCAGAAGCTAATGTTTTAGTTCCAATAAAAAGCACTGCTGATATTAGCAATACACCAAACTCTAAATCAACGATTATTACCATCAAAAAAAGATAA
- a CDS encoding beta-N-acetylhexosaminidase gives MKIKSLFFFSLLISLNSQKVLSQELQITPRPLEVISGNNTFKINTETQLVFDENTKKIVTNLQDYFKNDFGFDLKTTNYQSLKKNYIVFKVDENLAEEGYELTISEDKIRICAKNATGWFYGTQTLMQLCSYNADFSKYEKQLTLKEVTIKDAPNFKWRAFMLDEARYFKGMEQVKMLLDEMAFLKMNVFHWHLVDDQGWRIEIKKYPKLTEIGSKRKSTQIGPLQWESPIQSAEPHEGFYTQEQVKEIINYAKERHITIVPEIEMPGHSTAAIASYPWLGTSKKEIEVPIKFGVGKDVYDVTNERTNQFLRDVLEEVMALFPSEVIHIGGDEVKYNHWKSSESVQKYMKEKNLATPADLQVYFTNNISKYIESKGRRMMGWNEIMGHNLHDYQDKKDTRTSQKLAEKSIVHFWKGDVKLAETAARNGYEIVNSLHTFTYLDYKYKNLSLSKAYSFDPIPENLDEKYHDKILGLGCQMWGEWIPTNGEMHYRVFPRIAAYAEVGWTEKKRKDFTLFKTSLKNLQKRWTAKEIYFAPDDFTEKN, from the coding sequence ATGAAAATCAAATCCCTCTTTTTTTTTAGTTTACTGATTAGTTTAAATTCTCAAAAGGTTTTATCTCAAGAATTACAAATTACACCTCGACCTTTAGAAGTGATTTCTGGAAATAATACTTTTAAAATTAATACAGAAACTCAACTTGTCTTTGACGAAAACACTAAAAAAATTGTCACTAATTTACAAGATTATTTTAAAAATGATTTTGGTTTCGATTTAAAAACAACCAATTATCAAAGTTTAAAAAAGAATTATATTGTTTTTAAAGTTGATGAAAATTTAGCTGAAGAAGGCTATGAGTTAACAATATCTGAAGACAAAATACGTATTTGCGCAAAAAACGCTACTGGCTGGTTTTATGGAACACAAACATTAATGCAGTTATGTTCTTATAATGCTGATTTTTCTAAATATGAAAAACAGTTAACACTTAAAGAAGTTACTATTAAAGATGCTCCAAATTTTAAGTGGAGAGCTTTTATGTTAGATGAAGCTCGATATTTTAAAGGAATGGAGCAAGTAAAAATGTTGTTAGATGAAATGGCCTTTTTAAAAATGAACGTTTTTCATTGGCATTTGGTTGATGATCAAGGTTGGCGAATTGAGATCAAAAAATATCCAAAATTAACCGAAATTGGTTCTAAAAGAAAAAGCACACAAATTGGTCCTTTACAATGGGAAAGTCCAATACAATCCGCAGAACCTCATGAAGGTTTTTACACACAAGAACAAGTTAAAGAAATTATCAACTATGCTAAAGAAAGACACATTACAATTGTACCAGAAATAGAAATGCCTGGACATTCTACTGCTGCAATTGCTTCTTATCCTTGGTTAGGAACTTCAAAAAAAGAAATTGAAGTCCCGATTAAATTTGGTGTGGGTAAAGATGTTTATGATGTTACAAATGAAAGAACAAATCAGTTTTTAAGAGATGTTTTAGAAGAAGTTATGGCTCTTTTTCCATCAGAAGTAATACATATTGGTGGAGATGAAGTAAAATACAATCATTGGAAATCTTCTGAATCTGTCCAAAAATATATGAAAGAAAAGAATTTGGCAACACCTGCTGATTTACAAGTTTATTTTACAAATAACATTTCTAAATACATAGAAAGTAAGGGAAGAAGAATGATGGGTTGGAATGAAATTATGGGACATAATTTACATGACTATCAAGATAAAAAAGATACAAGAACATCACAAAAATTAGCAGAAAAAAGTATTGTACATTTTTGGAAAGGTGATGTAAAACTAGCTGAAACAGCTGCTAGAAATGGTTATGAAATTGTAAATTCTCTACATACTTTCACTTATTTAGATTATAAATATAAAAATCTATCCTTATCTAAAGCCTATTCATTTGATCCTATTCCAGAAAATTTAGATGAAAAATATCATGATAAAATATTAGGTTTAGGTTGCCAAATGTGGGGTGAATGGATACCTACTAATGGCGAAATGCATTATAGGGTTTTTCCAAGAATTGCTGCGTATGCAGAAGTTGGTTGGACAGAAAAAAAACGTAAAGATTTTACTTTATTTAAAACATCTTTAAAGAATTTACAAAAAAGATGGACTGCAAAAGAGATATATTTTGCACCTGACGACTTTACAGAAAAAAATTAA